In Papaver somniferum cultivar HN1 chromosome 1, ASM357369v1, whole genome shotgun sequence, a genomic segment contains:
- the LOC113283749 gene encoding probable helicase MAGATAMA 3 encodes MVVLTEKNDAAVILCRFNKIVLSWDYFSLLPNLKDKKKKLKISKEDAKKLGLKKVKKSYKTVDDYIKTFEPLLFEEVKAQIIQGKSKDDDDDVGVSKFGCISSYTEADGFHLPMVVFEAEEDDRIAENDLLLVTEHQIEKTLPKMYAFAFVLNREGRNQMKLRMFVGGEFEGINTDKIKHIPPRMSEMHKFFGKEQAKRSMCFVKVAGLSTIIREYVALMSVKSLPFKDLILSASEKDATSEHRPWKIPRPLMQSLENNHNSSQLDAIREGLSRKSVVLIQGPPGTGKTQTILGLLSAVLHATPTTLQSKGEKLEIIRQPEMSISEKYDHWKIASPWLYGCNPRDLIMPIDGDDGFYPTSGNDMKPEVVNSNRKYRARVLVCAPSNSALDEIVLRLLNTGIRDEKDRPYNPKIVRIGLKAHHSVQAVAMDYLVNQKLAGMNTTADIRKQGSGADDRDSIRASILSEAAIVFSTLSYSGSTLFSKLNHGFDVVIIDEAAQAVEGATLIPLANGCKQVFLVGDPVQLPATVISTIAQKFGYGMSLFSRFQEAGYPVQMLKTQYRMHPEIRHFPSKEFYSAALKDGEEVKEQTIRPWHDFKCFGPFCFFDIEDGIESGSEDTDQSKVNFDEVEFVLLMYHKLVKNYPKLKSSSQLAIITPYAKQMKLFRDRFRETFGMESNKFVDINTVDGFQGREKDVAIFSCVRANKEGKIGFLGNFRRMNVGITRARSSVLVVGSASTLKKDKHWNSLVESARERGCLFKVQKPYGSYFSDENLESMKVAESQLERMEGHMNDMENNANMDVNPMVEDVDQANVDDEDGGDGDGGDGNDD; translated from the exons ATGGTGGTGTTGACGGAGAAGAACGACGCAGCAGTCATCCTATGTAGATTCAACAAAATTGTGTTAAGTTGGGATTATTTCAGTCTCCTCCCAAACCTCAAA GATAAGAAAAAGAAGCTCAAAATTTCTAAAGAAGATGCGAAGAAATTAGGTCTGAAGAAAGTGAAAAAGAGTtataaaactgttgatgattATATCAAAACTTTTGAACCACTTTTGTTTGAAGAAGTTAAAGCTCAGATCATTCAAGGAAAAtctaaagatgatgatgatgatg tgGGAGTATCTAAATTTGGATGTATTAGCTCGTATACTGAAGCTGACGGGTTTCATTTGCCGATGGTGGTGTTTGAGGCGGAGGAGGATGATCGGATTGCAGAGAATGATCTTCTACTTGTTACTGAACATCAG ATTGAAAAAACATTGCCAAAAATGTATGCATTTGCCTTCGTATTAAATCGCGAGGGTAGAAATCAGATGAAACTGCGGATGTTTGTGGGTGGAGAATTTGAGGGTATCAATACTGATAAAATCAAACATATTCCACCGCGCATGTCTGAAATGCACAAGTTTTTCGGAAAAGAGCAAGCAAAAAGATCCATGTGCTTTGTCAAG GTTGCTGGCTTGTCAACTATCATTCGTGAATATGTGGCCTTGATGTCTGTTAAATCTCTTCCTTTTAAAGACTTGATATTGTCAGCTTCTGAAAAAGATGCTACTTCAGAGCATCGTCCGTGGAAAATTCCGAGACCTCTCATGCAATCTCTCGAAAATAATCACAACAGTTCACAATTGGATGCCATACGT GAGGGTCTTTCACGTAAATCTGTTGTTCTCATCCAG GGTCCCCCTGGAACAGGAAAAACTCAAACAATCCTTGGACTCCTCAGTGCCGTTCTGCATGCAACTCCTACAACTTTGCAGTCTAA gGGAGAAAAGCTTGAGATAATACGTCAGCCTGAAATGTCAATATCTGAAAA GTATGATCACTGGAAGATAGCATCACCATGGTTGTATGGTTGCAACCCCAGAGACCTAATTATGCCCATTGACGGTGATGACGGATTTTATCCAACAAGTGGCAACGATATG AAACCGGAAGTAGTCAATTCAAATCGGAAATATCGTGCACGAGTATTGGTCTGTGCTCCATCCAACTCAGCGCTGGATGAGATTGTTTTGCGACTACTGAACACAG GAATTCGTGATGAAAAAGACCGTCCGTATAACCCTAAAATTGTGCGAATTGGTCTAAAGGCACATCATTCTGTTCAGGCGGTGGCCATGGACTATCTT GTAAACCAGAAACTTGCTGGGATGAATACAACAGCTGATATCCGGAAGCAGGGATCGGGAGCTGACGATAGAGACAGTATCAGAGCTTCAATTCTTAGTGAAGCAGCCATT GTTTTTTCCACTCTCAGTTACAGTGGTTCCACACTCTTCAGTAAGCTGAATCATGGGTTCGATGTTGTTATTATTGATGAAGCTGCTCAAGCT GTCGAAGGGGCAACACTTATTCCCTTGGCCAACGGATGCAAACAAGTATTTCTG GTTGGGGATCCTGTTCAGTTACCAGCAACTGTTATATCTACTATCGCACAAAAATTTGG ATATGGGATGAGCTTGTTCAGTAGATTCCAGGAGGCTGGCTATCCAGTGCAGATGCTAAAAACCCAATATCGCATGCACCCAGAG ATAAGACACTTCCCTTCAAAAGAATTTTATTCCGCGGCATTAAAGGATGGGGAAGAAGTAAAGGAGCAGACAATACGGCCATGGCATGATTTCAAGTGCTTTGGGCCATTTTGTTTTTTCGACATAGAAGATGGTATTGAATCGGGATCCGAGGACACTGATCAATCTAAGGTTAATTTTGATGAAGTTGAATTCGTCCTTTTGATGTACCATAAGTTGGTGAAGAATTATCCGAAGCTAAAATCAAGTTCTCAGCTGGCAATAATAACTCCTTATGCCAAGCAAATGAAGCTCTTCCGAGATCGTTTTCGTGAAACTTTTGGGATGGAATCCAATAAATTTGTGGATATAAACACTGTTGATGGGTTTCAG GGTCGGGAAAAAGATGTCGCGATATTTTCTTGCGTTAGGGCCAACAAAGAAGGCAAAATAGGGTTTTTGGGGAACTTTCGAAGAATGAACGTTGGAATCACCAGAGCACGGTCGTCAGTCCTG GTTGTGGGTTCTGCATCTACACTGAAGAAGGACAAGCATTGGAACAGTCTAGTTGAAAGTGCTCGAGAACGGGGTTGTCTTTTCAAG GTTCAGAAACCTTATGGCTCATATTTCAGTGATGAAAACTTGGAAAGCATGAAAGTGGCTGAATCCCAGTTAGAGCGTATGGAGGGTCATATGAATGATATGGAAAATAACGCGAACATGGACGTCAATCCTATGGTAGAAGATGTTGATCAAGCAAATGTAGATGATGAAGACGGCGGAGATGGAGATGGAGGAGATGGTAATGATGATTAG
- the LOC113283765 gene encoding WAT1-related protein At1g25270-like produces the protein MECFRRFCNMIHGMKPVLAMVLVQIISTGMTISYKLAINDEMNLRILIAYRSIFATLFIVPIAFFVERGSRPKLTWTILFQSFLCALFGFTLSQNMYIASMDMTNATFPAAMTNLIPAITFTMAVIFRLESLRFKSLEGKLKVGGTAFGIGGAMFLTFYRGFELPIWSSGLLHIEPQLKHVSGITPLGAILSIGSCVSYSIWLIIQTKLSQSYPCYYSSTALIVSMASIQSTGFALCTVRDWSEWKLGWNVRLFSAIYSGVVASGVMITLIAWCVKVRGPLFASVFSPLGLVLVALTGSVLLNEKLHLGCVIGGVLIAIGLYFVLWGKARELKRLARLMPVTNSTDSEAQSEASTSNANDDNNHAMIKNGEDKDDNNLAMIKNGEDAV, from the exons ATGGAATGTTTTCGAAGGTTTTGCAACATGATTCATGGAATGAAGCCGGTTTTGGCAATGGTGCTAGTTCAGATAATATCAACAGGGATGACAATATCATACAAGTTGGCGATCAATGATGAAATGAACTTGAGGATCCTAATTGCATATCGATCCATCTTTGCAACGCTATTTATCGTCCCCATTGCGTTTTTTGTCGAAAG AGGTTCCAGGCCAAAACTTACATGGACCATTCTCTTCCAATCCTTTCTCTGCGCGTTATTCGG GTTTACTTTGTCTCAAAACATGTACATAGCGAGTATGGATATGACAAACGCGACCTTCCCAGCAGCAATGACAAATCTAATTCCCGCAATAACTTTCACAATGGCCGTTATTTTCAG GTTAGAGAGTTTGCGGTTTAAGTCACTTGAAGGGAAGCTAAAGGTTGGAGGCACCGCATTCGGAATTGGAGGAGCAATGTTCTTGACATTCTACAGAGGTTTTGAGCTTCCGATATGGTCCTCGGGTCTTTTGCACATTGAACCACAGTTAAAACATGTCTCAGGAATAACACCTCTCGGAGCAATTCTTTCTATCGGAAGTTGCGTTTCCTATTCCATTTGGCTCATAATTCAG ACGAAACTTAGCCAGAGTTACCCCTGTTACTACTCCAGCACAGCCTTGATAGTTTCCATGGCATCAATCCAATCCACTGGCTTCGCTTTATGCACCGTTAGAGACTGGTCAGAATGGAAACTCGGATGGAATGTTCgcctattttcagcgatttacTCG GGAGTTGTGGCATCAGGTGTGATGATAACACTGATAGCTTGGTGTGTTAAAGTCAGAGGACCATTATTCGCTTCGGTTTTCAGTCCCCTTGGACTCGTGCTCGTAGCTCTCACTGGATCAGTCTTATTGAACGAAAAGCTGCACCTTGGATG TGTAATTGGTGGCGTGTTAATAGCTATTGGGTTATATTTTGTTTTGTGGGGAAAGGCAAGAGAGTTGAAGAGATTGGCAAGGCTTATGCCTGTGACAAATTCCACAGATTCAGAAGCACAAAGTGAAGCATCTACTTCCAATGCAAATGATGACAACAACCACGCTATGATCAAGAATGGAGAAGACAAAGATGACAACAACCTCGCTATGATCAAGAATGGAGAAGACGCGGTTTAG